In the Sander lucioperca isolate FBNREF2018 chromosome 24, SLUC_FBN_1.2, whole genome shotgun sequence genome, GACAGGTACGATTgctaaaactttaatttgttgtcTCTGTTTTTTCTCATCGCTTGTTGAAAAAGGATTTCTTCCTGTGAATttaatgctgaaaaaaaaaataggttgtGCAATGTGTTTCCATAGCGACAAGCAAACCGAAACTCTGACCACCACAAACTTCCACATTACAGCCGACACTTTTCCAATTTATGATAATCACAGTGGAAGTTTGTCAACTTCTATTTGACTCGGTTGTTTATGACAAAAGTACGGCTCTGTGCCTCCTGCACGCTCCAGGGAGAGAGGTCTACGGTGTTCAAATTAGGTTAtacggagtgtgtgtgtgtgtgtgtgtgtgtgtgtgtgtgtatatatatatatatatatatatatatatacatacatacatacatacatacatacatacacacacacacacacagaatctcacaaaagtgagtacacctctcacattttagtaaatatttcattatatcttttaatgggacaacactgaagaaattacactttgctacaatgtaaagtatgaagtgtacagcttgtataacagtgtaaatgtgctgtcccctgcagagattggcatggggtactttccctaaaatcatctctcaatgcaaatcaaaccagctattaggctaactgacataaaaccatgccaacatctaggtatggtgaaggggatgtgatgatgtggggctattttaattacaAAGgtcaagggaactttatcaggatgcatagtatcctggatccatgaaaaaataaaagtctgcctgcctctatgggaatttaacataggggtgtactgacttttgttgccagcggtttagacattaatggctgtgtgttgagttattttgaggggacagcacatttacactgttatacaagctgtacacttaatactttacattgtagcaaagtgtaatttcttcagtgttgtcccattaaaagatataatgaagtatttactaaaatgtgagcggtgtactcacttttgtgagatactgtgtgtgatgtatgtatgtatgtatgtatgtatgtatgtatgtgaaatatgacattattttattagtttattttgtaatgtgtaggtatgtaTTATAAATACACCTACACAAGTATTTACGTCTCCAGTTATGAtattctaatatatatataatacaaaccttttgtttttttatttacaaggATTATTCGAACGTCATTATGGGCCAATTTTGACAATCCTCAGCAGAAATGACACATTTGACCGTGTgctctgtatttattttttaggtgTGTCGTCGTTGCTCGTTGGACCTGCTGTCCAAAGATGGATCCGGGACTCCCTGCAGCCCGGCCGTGTCTCGGGGACCCCGGCGGGGTCAGCATGGTACCAAGCTGTACCGCTGCCCTCACTGCCCCTTCCTGTCCCACTACCCAAACCACCTGgcccgccacgcccacacccaCTCTGAGGAGAAACCACACCGCTGCCCGCACTGCCCCTACACCTCCTCGCACCTCGACAACCTCAAACGCCACCTGCGCGTGCACACGGGTGAGAAGCCCTACCAGTGTCCGTCGTGCAGCTACGCCTGCGGAAACCTTGCCAACTTGCGGCGACACGAGCGCATCCACTCGGGCGCCAAGCCGTTCCACTGCGGCGTCTGCGGCTACTCCTGCAACCAGAGCATGAACCTGAAGAGGCACATGCTGCGGCACACGGGAGAGAAGCCGTACGCCTGCGCCGAGTGCGACTACACCACGGGCCACTGGGACAACTACAAACGCCACCAGAGGAAACACGGGCACAACACGGACAGCTGGGACAAACACGCACCCATCAACGGCCTCAGCTGGGGCAAAGACACTCAGGAGAGTCAGGGACAGGAACAGGAACaatgttagagtgtgtgtgtgtgtgtgtgtgtgtgattgagagtgtgtttgtgtgggggaTTGAGAATGTGAGTTGTATACACTGGTAAACCTCCAGCTCAGGTTGGAGCTTAACTCAGGTGCCTTTTGACAGACTGTATAGCTGCACTGACTTTATAAAGgggtgtgtgcatgcgtgctgcatatatatatatatatatatatatatatatatatatatatatatatatatatatatatatatatatatatatatatatatatatatatatatatatatacatacatacatacatacatacatacatacatacatacatacatacatacatacacacacacacacacacacacacacacacacacacacacacacacacaatacagtaaatgCAGTCCACAGACTTCTGATCCGTCAGAATGTGACTTTTTCTAATGTGTGTGTCATGAAGCCAATCTGAATCTGCTgaattgaaatgtttatttttttcctctacAGATAATCTATATTTTGTAAATGTGGGTggattgtttttttcataatagcaGGGTATCTTACAAACTTGAGTAAATCtgggtgtgtgtggtttttttttttgtttgtttttaaatccagGAAAGATTGGACTTTCAGTGGGGTTCCTGTGCAGCTTTAGCTCGTTTCCAGACCTCTGAATCATCGTGATTGTTTTACTACGTAGCTAACTAGCTACCTAGCTTTATTTATGAAAGATAATGACTCAGAAATGGtagcaagaaagaaaaaagaatctAAAATTGACACATTTCATGACGACTTCTAGCAGCCGCTACCACAACTTCTGTGTCGACTAAAAGCGATGTTGACCGGACGGATACGTCGCTCATTTAAGATGTTTTATaccaaaacaaaattaaataatCACCCCTTGCCGTCAATaaatcataaacataaacatgacGACAGAGTAACAGAATGAAAACATGGTAATTCAGTCTGATTATCAAGCTAGTGCCGctttgaagtttaaaaaaagggatTGAAAGAGTGTTAATTTAGGGGTGATCGGtttgaaaattgaaaaaaaaaaaaaaacatttcttgttgGAAAATGTACTCTTGAGTTGCAAACTCCTGTTGgaagtgagatgttttttaggGCCATAAGTCTACTATATTggggaaaaaagtcacaatactTTAACCTTCTTTGTCTTagaaattatgattttattCTCATAACATCATGGCATTGTTTCTCTAAGTATTACAGTTTTATTTGCAAAAACTAATTTTGTTAATTACCAGTGGCCTTAATACTTTGGATTCAACACTAGGACATTTCTCAACATTACTCAACAAGTACCTCGTAATTCAAAACAGAATTAACGTTTTCAAAGTGAAACAAAACTTGGTGAATATGCCATTAAATCATATTATTTAAAGACATTTCAGTGTGGAAGATGAGAGATTTTAAATTGGGAATGCACAGTAGTCCTGCTGTCTGAATGAGGAGAGTTTGAACCAACAGGCGCTGCTGTATTTAAATCTAGATCCTGAAATATCCTCGACGTTCTCTTTAGTAACTCAGAGGATATTATTGCTCATTTCAGCCCAGGTTTAGTTAAAATCAGCCTCTCAGACATCAACAATTCAGGGAAGAATAGAAAGAATGTTGTCATGAAAGAGCTCTCAACTTcatcaaacattaaaaaaccTGGTATTTATTTCAGTTGATCGGTAAATTTGAGTTAAAATCAAATCACAATGTTAAAACTGTGAATTTATCACAAATATAATGGGATAAACAAAGCTGGCTGATGAATATGTGAACGTTAAATGCTTAGTTACTTAACTAGTTGGCCTTTTGCTTTTATTAATGATGGTTGGTGCTCAAAAAGTAGTCGCCTTGAAAATGTATGAATTATGGCACTTCTGTGCAAAAGATTTCAGCACAAAATATGAAAGCTGAAGATCCCACAGGAACAGAAACACttagacatttttggaaatggGCTAATTTGATTTCTTTCCCAAAAGTTAGAAGAGAGTCTGAAGTCAggattagcctagcttagcaagCAGAGGGTAACGGCTGGCCTGACTGTCCGaagtttaaataaaatgcagcacTGCCAACACCTCTGAAGCTCTCTAATGAACacgtttggtttgtttgtttgacccgCACACAAACCGGTATGAAAATGTCTTGTCTTCACCGTAGGGTTGCCAGCTTTGTTGTTCACAGTGCCTTCATATCTCTTAATAAAACAAGTGTGATTGAAGCTGCTTCCTCTTTTCGTGCTCTCTGTTTAGGAAACACCTGCTTCACACGCCCAGGGGTGGAAGAACGAGGACGCTGAGGGACTCATGGGGCTCCCTGATGAAACAtgtcaaatacaaatacaacgcAGAAATGTCCCCCAAAAATCACCCAGACCCACAAAAAGACACCTGAAGTGAAGCTAAGACACACTATGACACATCTACCGCAAACAAATGAGTTGTTTATGATGTGTAGGTGGGATTAATAGAGATAGGAGCGAGGTCAGTCTACTGTGACCGTGACAGACTGATAAAATATCAGTACAGCCTGTATGTAAAGCAGATggggttcctgtgtgtgtgtgtgtgcgttgtgGATTTAATTTCAGAAGTGACTAAAGAAGGCGACAGTAAATACCTAAACCCATGGGCCAGGTGAGTACAGCTTATAGTTTTTAAGTTATTTCATCTTTTATTTGAATGTTAATCTGCATTTTTGTCACCGACATTTGTGCAGAAAtctttctttgaattttaaaTATCCACGTTTTTGTACCACTTTGTAGTTACAATGACTTTGATTAATTTTAACGCTCGGAAACAAGATTTCAGAATCTGGTATATTGCTAAGTAGGTtttcacatacaaggaatttgctttggtgttgataaaaaataaaatcaatgatTGCAAAAGTCAAGAAACattaatagaataaaaaaatgctCTAAGAAACTaaattttatctgttttaaaatgaaagagcTGAACAGCTTTATGGGTAGTTTTGTGCAGAAGTTCACATTATGAAGTctaaatacagtatgtgcaaattttaaaatatttggGTGCTGAACTCGAAGGAGACATTTAAAAGAAACTTCCTGTGCGTGCCCTCTCAAGGCTTTCACAGTTTGAAGTTGAAGATCTTGTATCTCACAAAATCAGTTCAATTTCACTAAAATCAAAGGCATTTAATAGCTTTTACGTCACACTTTGTTGGGATTCTCTTGTACCCTTCACAGATATTCACTTTattaataaaatgtttgtttttttacacccTGGCAACCCCAGTCACAACCTCTTTATAAAAGCTGCTTTATTAGAAAGTGGCGTCATGTTTTGCAGCAGTATGACAGAAATCATGACAGATATACATTTTAAACAGAAGGAAATATACAAAATTATATAATGCATAACACAGACAGAGTTTATGAAAATGCTTCTCATGTTGTGGCTTCCGGCTCAGCTGACTTCTGTTTTTCTtgaggttaaataaataaaaaaacattaaatattgaCACTGAGGTCATGAACTTGATAGTTTAGTGGTTTCAGCAGCCTGGTTCCCCTTGGTGGGAAAAAGTCCAGTATGTCAGATCTCCTATAATCAGAGACTATCATCAAAAGGTCATTTTGTCACTGTTATGAACTTAGCAATGTAACAAGTTTTACATCAATCTGTGCTGTAGTTGACGAGGTTTATCTCTGCAGAAACAATCCCACCCCCAGTTGTTCCCGGGGGACATCGTGGAGTATCCCAGGAACAAATACTTCTCTCATTTCGCGGTGTACtacggagagagagacggagttCCCTACGTTGCTCACCTGACATGTCGAGGTCGGTGTTTCCCTGCTGTACTTACTTTGTATTAGTCTTATTTCCTTTAAAACACACAGCACATCTGTGTCCTGAAGTATATATGTTCTCTTTAAAAGTTTCTTTTGTTGtatcttctttgttttgatgTATATTTCTCTTGACTTATGCTAttcattaatgttattatatataataggtcaggagaaggagatGAAGTTAACTCGGGTAGAACTTTTCTAACTTTCTAACCATGACAATCCTGTTTATTGATATTGTCAATAATGATAATGTGGAAATAAGGCAGGATGCTGCTCTTTATTAAGACAATGCAACTTATTTTCAGGTACTTCAGTATATTGGAAAACAAATTAAGTTTGATCTCAATGCAGTGGTCGATTTCTTGACTTAAGAAAATAAGTCAAAAGTTTGCAGAGACCTCCAACACACAGTCTAACCTGCGAAGTACCTAATAGACCTTTATCCAGCTAAAACCTtgttgaaatgaaatgtttcttTGCAAGTTGGACCGAGTTTCTTctgcaacttttgacctactcATCCCTCTCTTATGTACCTGTCTCGTGTGTAATAAATGTGCAAAGTATTTCTCTGTTGTGAAGAAAATAAGACTCAACAATGAAGTGAATTTACTTAACAATCAGGGGTGGGGCTAGAAgggagccccccccccccccagatggATTATAAAACCCttgtaatgtgtttgtttgtcagaTTCAGACTCCAAGCTGCCGCTCTTTGGCCGAGCtctgaggtcagaggtcaagctGGATCCACTGGAGCTGCTGGGGAAAAAATACAAGGTGACTCTCATAGAAAACATAATAATCTAATATATCATGAATCATCGTAACAGACAGTAATAAGGacaatgtttttgtgtatttggcAGGTCAACAACATGTTGGACGACTCGTTCTCGGCCAGAGACTTCCACAACGTGGTGAAGCCGGCCATCGACGACCTGATGGGGCGCGAGGTGACGTTCGACATCCTGTTTCATAACAGCGAGCACCAGGCGACGCTCTTCAGATACGGAGTCAAGAAATCTGAACAGGTCAGTGGACGCCCAAGGATGTTTAATTTACTCATAATGTCTACTATCTGGTCTGAGCTACAAGAGACAGTTTAGGGTGTTTCACCGTGAAATATGGACAATAATCTTTAAtagaataacatttttttgACTCCAGTTGTCACATctgatgtgttgtgtgtgtgaagatgTTTTCACCAGGGGGTAAGTCAGGTAGGCAGATTTAGAGTTTAACACTTTTATGAGCCAAATCATTCAGTTAACTTTGATTTTTCTCCAAACACGTTGCATGTTTTTAATGGGTCAGCAACTAGCTCTCTGATGTACGGCATGTAAGAGCGTTTGCTTTCATGCTGCAAACCGATCGGCAAGCAAATGGTCGGAAAAAATGAACATGAAGAATGTACTTTTCGGGTCTACAGCAGCAACATAAAAAAACTCATCAGAAGTTTAATTTAAAGGGGAACGAATAGTGAATTGAACAGATATGAGAAGTAAATATCTCtctattatgtcttatttccaTCTCTGCTTTAAGGAGAGAGCAAAAGCAAAATGAGCTACAATTAGTCTCATCAAAGCCTGTTTATCTTTTCATGCTGCAGACAGTTTGAAGTTACAATTAGTCAGTTATTGTGAacaaaagcctcttaaaatgatATTTAATAGTCTAATAAAAGTTATGATTAGGAAGTTGATTAGATGTTATCGCTGTCATCTTCTTAAGAAagtaaatatgttgtttttttaatcgtttaattcaatttaaataatgatgaatgaatgaggaagcTTCTGAAGCCTGAGTGTGTCTGTGGAGAACAAGGATCTCTAGTCTTTAACTTCTGTTTGAAAGT is a window encoding:
- the plaat1l gene encoding phospholipase A and acyltransferase 1 → MGQKQSHPQLFPGDIVEYPRNKYFSHFAVYYGERDGVPYVAHLTCRDSDSKLPLFGRALRSEVKLDPLELLGKKYKVNNMLDDSFSARDFHNVVKPAIDDLMGREVTFDILFHNSEHQATLFRYGVKKSEQIEKIYEYIMPAWKKLFAEKKL